From the genome of Streptomyces sp. V1I1, one region includes:
- the rpmF gene encoding 50S ribosomal protein L32, producing the protein MAVPKRKMSRSNTRHRRSQWKAAVPNLVSCERCQEPKLQHIACPSCGTYNKRQVLEV; encoded by the coding sequence GTGGCTGTTCCGAAGCGGAAGATGTCGCGCAGCAACACGCGCCACCGCCGGTCGCAGTGGAAGGCTGCGGTCCCCAACCTGGTTTCGTGTGAGCGTTGCCAGGAGCCGAAGCTCCAGCACATCGCGTGCCCGAGCTGCGGCACCTACAACAAGCGCCAGGTCCTCGAGGTCTGA
- a CDS encoding DUF177 domain-containing protein gives MSTRLDHRNPLVFDTHELGRRPGALQRLTRSVPAPKDFGIEGVIGVPLGSPVELGLRLESVMEGVLVTGTARASAEGECVRCLEPLSQEVAADFQEMFTYPDADDRGRSRTAEPVDDAEDEDTLFLEDGLFDLEPVLRDAVVLALPMQPVCRETCAGLCSQCGVRLDENPGHHHDAADIRWAALQGLAETIQDGEKDNMGGAEAGVDEKQEK, from the coding sequence CTGAGCACGCGCCTTGACCACCGCAACCCCCTCGTGTTCGACACACACGAGCTGGGGCGGCGTCCCGGTGCGCTCCAGCGGCTGACCCGCTCGGTCCCGGCCCCCAAGGACTTCGGTATCGAAGGGGTCATCGGCGTGCCTCTGGGCTCGCCCGTGGAGCTCGGCCTCCGCCTGGAGTCGGTCATGGAAGGTGTGCTTGTCACAGGCACCGCCCGTGCGTCGGCCGAGGGGGAGTGCGTAAGGTGTCTGGAGCCGCTCAGCCAGGAGGTTGCGGCGGATTTCCAGGAGATGTTCACGTACCCCGACGCCGATGACCGGGGCCGCAGTCGCACTGCGGAGCCGGTCGACGACGCCGAGGACGAGGACACGCTTTTCCTCGAGGACGGCCTGTTCGACCTCGAGCCCGTGCTGCGTGATGCGGTGGTGCTCGCACTGCCGATGCAGCCGGTGTGCCGGGAGACCTGTGCCGGCCTGTGCTCCCAGTGCGGGGTCAGGCTGGACGAGAACCCGGGTCACCACCACGATGCCGCCGACATTCGTTGGGCGGCTTTGCAGGGACTCGCCGAGACCATTCAGGACGGCGAGAAGGACAACATGGGCGGCGCCGAAGCGGGCGTCGACGAGAAGCAGGAGAAGTAG
- a CDS encoding ATP synthase F0 subunit B, which yields MDVQKKLDEIVEAVGNARSMPMSASCVVNRAELLAMLEEVRQALPGSLAQAQELIGGREQLVEQARQEAERIIESAHAERGSLISDTQVARQSQDEADRILAEARREAEEIRAEADDYVDSKLANFEVVLTKTIGSVDRGREKLLGRGPGLDEQGYADEDAPEYSADPQTLIQRADEYVDAKLGAFEAVLSKTRDAVGRGRQKLHGRTTSDALGEHMAAQDAAGPQQHASDADYLAGLAELADPQAQPQQHQYQPQAEPQPQIPAQVPAQVPQQDPYAYQPQEAYAGYQTDPYAAYQQQGYDQQYVQQDPYAYQQPVQQQDQHQQQVQQGAALDETSLFDTSMIDLEQLRRYEQGR from the coding sequence GTGGACGTCCAAAAGAAGCTCGACGAGATCGTCGAGGCGGTCGGGAACGCCCGGTCGATGCCCATGTCGGCCTCCTGCGTGGTCAACCGCGCCGAGCTGCTCGCCATGCTCGAAGAGGTCAGGCAGGCCCTGCCGGGATCCCTGGCCCAGGCCCAGGAGCTGATCGGCGGCCGTGAGCAGCTGGTCGAGCAGGCCCGCCAGGAGGCCGAGCGGATCATCGAGAGCGCCCACGCCGAGCGCGGCTCGCTGATCTCGGACACGCAGGTCGCCCGCCAGTCCCAGGACGAGGCGGACCGCATCCTCGCCGAGGCCCGCAGGGAAGCCGAGGAGATCCGCGCCGAGGCCGACGACTACGTCGACTCCAAGCTCGCCAACTTCGAGGTCGTCCTCACCAAGACCATCGGCTCCGTCGACCGCGGCCGCGAGAAGCTGCTCGGCCGCGGCCCCGGCCTGGACGAGCAGGGGTACGCCGACGAGGACGCCCCGGAGTACAGCGCGGACCCGCAGACCCTCATCCAGCGCGCGGACGAGTACGTCGACGCCAAGCTCGGCGCCTTCGAGGCGGTGCTCTCCAAGACCCGTGACGCGGTCGGCCGGGGCCGTCAGAAGCTGCACGGCCGGACCACCAGCGACGCTCTCGGCGAGCACATGGCCGCCCAGGACGCCGCGGGCCCGCAGCAGCACGCGAGCGACGCGGACTATCTGGCCGGTCTCGCGGAGCTGGCCGATCCGCAGGCCCAGCCGCAGCAGCACCAGTACCAGCCGCAGGCCGAGCCGCAGCCGCAGATCCCGGCCCAGGTCCCGGCCCAGGTCCCGCAGCAGGATCCGTACGCCTATCAGCCGCAGGAGGCGTACGCCGGCTATCAGACCGATCCGTACGCCGCGTACCAGCAGCAGGGCTACGACCAGCAGTACGTCCAGCAGGATCCGTACGCCTACCAGCAGCCGGTGCAGCAGCAGGACCAGCACCAGCAGCAGGTCCAGCAGGGCGCGGCCCTCGACGAGACCAGCCTGTTCGACACCAGCATGATCGACCTCGAGCAGCTGCGCCGTTATGAGCAGGGGCGCTGA
- the coaD gene encoding pantetheine-phosphate adenylyltransferase, with translation MRRAVCPGSFDPITNGHLDIIARASKLYDVVHVAVMINQSKQGLFTVEERMDMIRQVTSEYGNVEVESHHGLLVDFCKQRDIPAIVKGLRAVSDFDYELQMAQMNNGLSGVETLFVPTNPTYSFLSSSLVKEVAAWGGDVSHLLPPVVHEALTRRLAEK, from the coding sequence TTGCGCCGCGCAGTCTGTCCGGGGTCATTCGACCCCATCACCAATGGACACCTCGACATCATTGCCCGCGCCTCCAAGCTGTACGACGTCGTACATGTCGCGGTGATGATCAACCAGTCCAAGCAGGGACTGTTCACCGTCGAAGAGCGGATGGACATGATCCGCCAGGTCACCAGTGAGTACGGGAACGTCGAGGTGGAGTCCCATCACGGCCTCCTCGTCGACTTCTGCAAGCAGCGCGACATCCCGGCCATCGTCAAGGGTCTGCGGGCGGTCAGCGACTTCGACTACGAGCTGCAGATGGCCCAGATGAACAACGGCCTCTCGGGCGTCGAGACCCTCTTCGTCCCGACCAACCCCACCTACAGCTTCCTGTCCTCCAGTCTGGTCAAGGAGGTCGCCGCCTGGGGCGGCGACGTCTCCCACCTGCTGCCGCCCGTGGTCCATGAGGCACTGACCCGGCGCCTCGCCGAGAAGTGA
- the rsmD gene encoding 16S rRNA (guanine(966)-N(2))-methyltransferase RsmD yields the protein MTRVIAGAAGGRRIAVPPGTGTRPTSDRAREGLFSSWESLLGTLSGIRVADLYAGSGAVGLEALSRGASHALLVEADSRAARIVRENVRALGLPGAEVRSGKAEQIVTGPAPDAPYDVVFLDPPYAVTDDDLREILLTLRAQGWIADDALATVERSTRGGEFIWPQGFEPLRARRYGEGTLWYGRAASTCEDAR from the coding sequence ATGACCCGCGTGATCGCCGGCGCGGCCGGCGGACGCCGTATCGCCGTCCCGCCCGGCACCGGCACCCGCCCCACATCCGACCGCGCCCGCGAGGGGCTCTTCTCCAGCTGGGAGTCGCTCCTCGGCACGCTCAGCGGCATCCGAGTCGCCGATCTGTACGCGGGCTCCGGCGCCGTCGGCCTGGAGGCGCTCTCCCGCGGCGCGTCCCACGCCCTGCTCGTCGAGGCCGACAGCCGCGCCGCCCGTATCGTCCGGGAGAACGTCCGGGCGCTCGGCCTGCCCGGCGCCGAGGTGCGTAGCGGCAAAGCGGAACAGATCGTGACGGGTCCCGCCCCCGACGCCCCGTACGACGTCGTCTTCCTCGACCCTCCGTACGCCGTCACCGACGACGATCTTCGCGAGATTCTGCTCACACTCCGCGCTCAGGGCTGGATCGCGGACGATGCTCTCGCCACCGTGGAGCGCAGCACCAGAGGCGGCGAATTCATATGGCCGCAGGGCTTCGAGCCATTGCGGGCCCGTCGTTACGGCGAGGGCACGCTTTGGTACGGTCGCGCCGCCTCTACGTGCGAAGACGCACGATGA